The following are encoded in a window of Magnolia sinica isolate HGM2019 chromosome 11, MsV1, whole genome shotgun sequence genomic DNA:
- the LOC131218445 gene encoding transcription factor TCP5 has product MIKNSRENGFPMKQEDIIDDAKIFKGQSSSRPWLGLKDPRIVRVSQSFGGKDRHSKVRTIRGLRDRRVRLSVQTAIQLYDLQDRLGLNQPSKVVDWLLNAAQHEIDELPPLHMPPEFFLQYQQPIPVSHEAAPSQDPSSSISGANTYMSNDAGTVEDQTTFPKSTHWNSNVPSRTKCKDVRREANLEKGMEKENKEVIEVLSSPLSAYYSLPPHNYPSNIPNTSYFHWDFPPNGSVYNPMGHGYSSQMEESHNYTTKSVPSSSSLLPGPQPIFPSHFSTSIDCNQKQINHIQMLSSSSQHLLPSSITTSLYSINPAMKPIHHHPQINHDGQSNALHMGSVNSSGSIASFFLGSNSSSFM; this is encoded by the coding sequence ATGATTAAAAATTCAAGAGAAAATGGTTTCCCGATGAAACAAGAAGACATCATAGATGATGCAAAGATATTCAAAGGACAATCTAGTTCAAGACCATGGTTAGGTCTGAAGGATCCACGAATTGTGCGGGTTTCCCAATCCTTTGGAGGAAAAGACCGGCACAGTAAGGTGCGCACCATCAGAGGTTTGAGAGATAGACGTGTAAGATTATCCGTGCAGACTGCAATTCAATTATACGACCTTCAGGATAGGCTCGGGCTTAATCAACCTAGCAAAGTTGTAGATTGGTTGCTGAATGCTGCGCAGCATGAAATTGATGAACTTCCTCCGCTTCATATGCCTCCAGAATTTTTTCTTCAGTACCAACAGCCAATTCCAGTTTCTCATGAAGCAGCCCCGTCCCAAGATCCATCCAGTTCCATCTCTGGTGCAAATACTTACATGAGCAACGATGCTGGGACTGTGGAAGATCAAACAACATTCCCCAAATCTACTCATTGGAACTCGAATGTTCCTTCGAGAACTAAATGTAAAGATGTTAGAAGAGAAGCAAACCTGGAGAAAGGAATGGAGAAAGAAAATAAGGAAGTAATTGAAGTTCTTAGTTCACCATTATCAGCTTATTATTCTCTTCCTCCACATAACTATCCTTCCAATATCCCCAACACTTCCTACTTTCATTGGGATTTCCCTCCAAACGGGTCTGTATACAATCCAATGGGACATGGATATTCATCTCAAATGGAAGAATCCCATAACTACACTACTAAGTCAGTACCATCTTCCTCGTCTCTATTGCCTGGACCTCAGCCAATATTTCCTTCGCACTTTAGTACCTCAATAGATTGCAATCAGAAGCAAATCAACCACATTCAGATGTTGAGCTCATCTTCACAACATCTCCTACCAAGCTCCATCACTACATCTCTTTACTCAATTAACCCTGCCATGAAACCCATTCATCACCATCCTCAAATCAACCATGATGGTCAATCAAATGCCTTGCATATGGGTAGTGTCAACTCTTCTGGCAGCATTGCAAGTTTCTTTCTTGGatccaattcctcttctttcaTGTAA